A region from the Streptomyces sp. 3214.6 genome encodes:
- the holA gene encoding DNA polymerase III subunit delta yields MARKTANDDPLASVTLAVGQEDLLLDRAVQEVVAAARAADADTDVRDLTSDQLQPGTLAELTSPSLFAERKVVVVRNAQDLSADTVKDVKAYLGAPAEEITLVLLHAGGVKGKGLLDAARKAGAREVACPKMTKPADRLAFVRQEFRATGRSATPEACQALVDAIGSDLRELASAVSQLVADVEGTIDEAIVGRYYTGRAEASSFTVADRAVEGRAAEALEALRWSLATGVAPVLITSALAQGVRAIGKLSSARGGRPADLARELGMPPWKIDRVRQQMRGWTPDGVSVALRAVAEADAGVKGGGDDPEYALEKAVVAIARAARSAGR; encoded by the coding sequence ATGGCCAGGAAGACTGCGAATGACGACCCTCTCGCCTCGGTGACGCTCGCCGTGGGCCAGGAGGACCTCCTGCTCGACCGTGCCGTGCAGGAGGTGGTGGCCGCCGCCCGGGCCGCCGACGCCGACACGGACGTACGTGACCTGACCTCGGACCAGCTGCAACCCGGCACCCTCGCCGAGCTGACCAGCCCGTCGCTCTTCGCGGAGCGCAAGGTCGTGGTCGTACGCAACGCGCAGGACCTGTCCGCCGACACGGTCAAGGACGTCAAGGCGTACCTCGGAGCGCCCGCCGAGGAGATCACGCTGGTGCTGCTGCACGCCGGCGGGGTCAAGGGCAAGGGGCTGCTGGACGCCGCGCGCAAGGCGGGGGCGCGCGAGGTGGCCTGCCCGAAGATGACCAAGCCGGCGGACCGGCTGGCCTTCGTCAGACAGGAGTTCCGGGCGACCGGGAGGTCGGCCACGCCCGAGGCCTGCCAGGCGCTCGTCGACGCCATCGGCAGCGATCTGCGGGAGCTGGCCTCGGCGGTCTCCCAGCTGGTCGCCGATGTCGAGGGGACCATCGACGAGGCGATCGTCGGGCGGTACTACACCGGACGGGCCGAGGCATCGAGTTTCACCGTCGCCGACCGGGCGGTGGAGGGACGTGCGGCGGAGGCGCTGGAGGCGCTGCGCTGGTCGCTGGCCACCGGCGTCGCGCCCGTGTTGATCACCAGTGCGCTCGCCCAGGGCGTGCGGGCGATCGGGAAGCTGTCGTCCGCGCGCGGCGGCCGGCCGGCCGACCTCGCGCGGGAGCTGGGCATGCCGCCGTGGAAGATCGACCGGGTGCGGCAGCAGATGCGGGGGTGGACGCCGGACGGGGTGTCCGTCGCGCTGCGGGCGGTGGCCGAGGCGGACGCGGGAGTGAAGGGCGGGGGCGATGATCCCGAGTACGCCCTGGAGAAGGCCGTCGTGGCGATCGCGCGCGCGGCCCGCTCCGCAGGACGGTAG
- the rpsT gene encoding 30S ribosomal protein S20, producing the protein MANIKSQIKRIKTNEKARLRNKAVKSSLKTAIRKAREAAAAGDVEKATEYQRAAARQLDKAVSKGVIHKNQAANKKSALASKVETLKG; encoded by the coding sequence GTGGCGAACATCAAGTCCCAGATCAAGCGGATCAAGACCAACGAGAAGGCTCGGCTGCGCAACAAGGCCGTCAAGTCCTCCCTGAAGACCGCGATCCGCAAGGCCCGTGAGGCTGCTGCCGCGGGTGACGTCGAGAAGGCCACCGAGTACCAGCGCGCTGCCGCGCGTCAGCTCGACAAGGCCGTCTCGAAGGGCGTCATCCACAAGAACCAGGCCGCCAACAAGAAGTCGGCGCTTGCTTCCAAGGTCGAGACCCTCAAGGGCTGA
- the lepA gene encoding translation elongation factor 4, producing the protein MPATPKNVPEPSRTDPALLRNFCIIAHIDHGKSTLADRMLQLTGVVEQRQMRAQYLDRMDIERERGITIKSQAVRLPWAPTHEPGNTHILNMIDTPGHVDFTYEVSRSLAACEGTVLLVDAAQGIEAQTLANLYLAMENDLTIIPVLNKIDLPAAQPEKFAEELANLVGCDPTDVLRVSAKTGLGVDALLDKVVKEIPAPVGVADAPARAMIFDSVYDSYRGVVTYVRVIDGQLNKRERIRMMSTGATHELLEIGTNSPEMLSADGLGVGEVGYLITGVKDVRQSKVGDTVTSQAKGATQALGGYKDPKPMVFSGLYPLDGSDYPELREALDKLQLNDAALVYEPETSAALGFGFRVGFLGLLHLDVIRERLEREFGLDLIATAPNVVYRVLMEDGSEHVVTNPSEFPEGKISEVYEPVVRATILAPSEFIGSIMELCQTRRGTLLGMDYLSEDRVEIRYTLPLAEIVFDFFDQLKSKTRGYASLDYEPTGEQTSSLVKVDILLHGDKVDAFSAITHKDAAYAYGVRLVAKLRELIPRQAFEVPIQAAIGSRVIARETIRAIRKDVLAKCYGGDISRKRKLLEKQKEGKKRMKMVGSVEVPQEAFIAVLSSDDNASSGKGKK; encoded by the coding sequence GTGCCCGCGACCCCTAAGAATGTGCCCGAGCCGAGCCGTACCGACCCGGCTCTGCTCCGCAATTTCTGCATCATCGCGCACATCGACCACGGCAAGTCCACGCTCGCCGACCGGATGCTCCAGCTGACCGGCGTGGTCGAGCAGCGGCAGATGCGTGCTCAGTACCTCGACCGGATGGACATCGAGCGCGAGCGCGGCATCACGATCAAGTCCCAGGCGGTGCGTCTGCCCTGGGCTCCGACCCACGAGCCCGGCAACACGCACATCCTCAACATGATCGACACCCCGGGGCACGTCGACTTCACGTACGAGGTCTCGCGGTCGCTCGCGGCCTGCGAGGGGACCGTCCTCCTCGTCGACGCCGCCCAGGGCATCGAGGCCCAGACCCTCGCCAACCTCTACCTGGCGATGGAGAACGACCTCACGATCATCCCCGTGCTGAACAAGATCGACCTGCCGGCCGCGCAGCCCGAGAAGTTCGCCGAGGAGCTCGCGAACCTCGTCGGCTGCGACCCGACCGACGTGCTGCGGGTGTCCGCCAAGACGGGTCTCGGCGTCGACGCGCTGCTCGACAAGGTCGTCAAGGAGATCCCCGCGCCGGTCGGTGTCGCCGACGCCCCCGCCCGCGCGATGATCTTCGACTCGGTCTACGACTCCTACCGCGGTGTCGTGACGTACGTCCGTGTCATCGACGGGCAGCTCAACAAGCGCGAGCGCATCAGGATGATGTCGACCGGCGCGACCCACGAGCTGCTGGAGATCGGCACCAACTCGCCCGAGATGCTCTCGGCCGACGGCCTCGGCGTCGGCGAGGTGGGCTATCTGATCACCGGCGTGAAGGACGTCCGCCAGTCGAAGGTCGGTGACACCGTCACCAGCCAGGCGAAGGGCGCGACTCAGGCCCTCGGCGGCTACAAGGACCCGAAGCCGATGGTCTTCTCCGGTCTGTATCCGCTGGACGGCTCCGACTACCCCGAGCTGCGCGAGGCCCTCGACAAGCTGCAGCTCAACGATGCCGCGCTGGTCTACGAGCCGGAGACCTCCGCCGCCCTCGGCTTCGGTTTCCGCGTCGGCTTCCTGGGTCTGCTGCACCTCGACGTGATCCGTGAGCGGCTGGAGCGCGAGTTCGGCCTCGACCTCATCGCCACCGCGCCGAACGTGGTCTACCGCGTCCTCATGGAGGACGGCAGCGAGCACGTCGTCACCAACCCGAGCGAGTTCCCCGAGGGGAAGATCTCGGAGGTGTACGAGCCGGTCGTGCGCGCCACGATCCTCGCGCCGTCGGAGTTCATCGGCTCGATCATGGAGCTGTGCCAGACCCGGCGCGGCACCCTGCTCGGCATGGACTACCTCTCCGAGGACCGCGTCGAGATCCGCTACACGCTGCCCCTCGCGGAGATCGTCTTCGACTTCTTCGACCAGCTGAAGTCCAAGACCCGCGGCTACGCGTCGCTGGACTACGAGCCCACCGGCGAGCAGACCTCCAGCCTGGTCAAGGTCGACATCCTGCTGCACGGCGACAAGGTGGACGCGTTCTCCGCGATCACCCACAAGGACGCCGCGTACGCCTACGGGGTGCGGCTCGTCGCCAAGCTGCGCGAGCTCATCCCGCGGCAGGCCTTCGAGGTGCCCATCCAGGCGGCCATCGGCTCCCGGGTCATCGCCCGCGAGACCATCCGCGCCATCCGCAAGGACGTCCTCGCCAAGTGCTACGGCGGTGACATCTCCCGGAAGCGGAAGCTGCTGGAGAAGCAGAAGGAAGGCAAGAAGCGGATGAAGATGGTGGGTTCCGTGGAGGTTCCGCAGGAGGCCTTCATCGCCGTCCTGAGTAGCGACGACAACGCGAGCTCGGGCAAGGGCAAGAAATAG
- a CDS encoding AMP-dependent synthetase/ligase has translation MSDTQTLIENRPPSVAGLFLERVASTPDAEAYRYPVPAASGEGPDDWKSLSWAQTAERVYAIAAGLIELGVQPEQRVALASSTRLEWILADLGIMCAGAATTTVYPQTNADESAFILSDSESRVLIAEDAAQLAKAVEKRAELPALTHMVVIDPAGVETAEDWILTLDELEKRGAARLEKDAGLIKERVAAIASDQLATLIYTSGTTGRPKGVRLPHDNWSYMAKAIAATGLISGEDVQYLWLPLAHVFGKVLTSGQIEVGHVTAVDGRVDKIIENLPVVQPTYMAAVPRIFEKVYNGVAAKARAGGGAKYKIFQWAAEVAREYAKEAQDNFRRTGTASVPFGLGAKHKVADALVYAKIRHAFGGRLRACVSGSAALSPEIGYFFSGAGIHILEGYGLTESSAASFVNPGEAYRTGTVGKPLPGTEVRIADDGEILLRGPGIMEGYHGLPEKTVEVLEADGWFHTGDIGELSPDGYLRITDRKKDLIKTSGGKYIAPAEVEGQFKAVCPYVSNILVHGADRNFCTALIALDEPSILDWAKENGLAGKSYADVVAAPATIELIDGYVKQLNEGLQRWQTIKKFRLLPRDLDVEHGEITPSLKLKRPVVEREYKHLIDDMYAGAREA, from the coding sequence GTGAGCGACACACAGACCCTGATCGAGAACCGTCCGCCGTCCGTCGCGGGCCTCTTCCTGGAGCGCGTGGCGAGCACGCCCGACGCGGAGGCATACCGGTACCCGGTGCCGGCCGCGTCCGGTGAGGGCCCCGACGACTGGAAGTCGCTGAGCTGGGCGCAGACCGCCGAGCGGGTCTACGCGATCGCGGCCGGCCTCATCGAACTGGGCGTACAGCCGGAGCAGCGCGTCGCGCTCGCCTCCTCCACCCGGCTGGAGTGGATCCTCGCCGACCTCGGCATCATGTGCGCCGGGGCCGCCACGACCACCGTCTATCCGCAGACCAACGCGGACGAGTCGGCGTTCATCCTCTCGGACTCCGAGAGCAGGGTCCTGATCGCCGAGGACGCCGCCCAGCTCGCCAAGGCCGTCGAGAAGCGCGCCGAGCTGCCCGCCCTCACCCATATGGTCGTGATCGACCCGGCGGGCGTCGAGACCGCCGAGGACTGGATCCTCACCCTCGACGAGCTGGAGAAGCGCGGCGCGGCCCGGCTGGAGAAGGACGCCGGGCTGATCAAGGAGCGGGTGGCCGCGATCGCCTCCGACCAGCTCGCCACGCTCATCTACACCTCCGGCACCACCGGCCGGCCCAAGGGCGTCCGCCTCCCGCACGACAACTGGTCGTACATGGCGAAGGCGATCGCCGCGACCGGGCTGATCAGCGGCGAGGACGTGCAGTACCTGTGGCTGCCGCTGGCGCACGTCTTCGGCAAGGTCCTCACCTCCGGCCAGATCGAGGTCGGTCACGTCACCGCCGTCGACGGCCGCGTCGACAAGATCATCGAGAACCTGCCGGTCGTCCAGCCGACGTACATGGCCGCCGTGCCGCGCATCTTCGAGAAGGTCTACAACGGGGTCGCCGCCAAGGCCCGCGCGGGCGGCGGGGCCAAGTACAAGATCTTCCAGTGGGCCGCCGAGGTTGCCCGGGAGTACGCCAAGGAGGCGCAGGACAACTTCAGGCGCACCGGCACGGCCTCCGTCCCCTTCGGGCTGGGCGCCAAGCACAAGGTCGCCGACGCGCTCGTCTACGCCAAGATCCGCCATGCCTTCGGCGGAAGGCTGCGCGCGTGCGTCTCCGGGTCGGCGGCCCTCTCCCCGGAGATCGGCTACTTCTTCTCCGGCGCCGGCATCCACATCCTGGAGGGCTACGGCCTGACGGAGTCCTCCGCCGCTTCCTTCGTCAACCCGGGCGAGGCCTACCGCACCGGCACGGTCGGCAAGCCGCTGCCCGGCACCGAGGTGCGCATCGCCGACGACGGCGAGATCCTGCTGCGCGGCCCCGGCATCATGGAGGGCTACCACGGGCTGCCCGAGAAGACCGTGGAGGTCCTGGAGGCCGACGGCTGGTTCCACACCGGCGACATCGGCGAGCTCTCGCCCGACGGCTACCTGCGCATCACCGACCGCAAGAAGGACCTCATCAAAACGTCCGGCGGCAAGTACATCGCGCCCGCGGAGGTCGAGGGACAGTTCAAGGCGGTGTGCCCGTACGTCTCCAACATCCTCGTGCACGGCGCCGACCGGAACTTCTGCACCGCGCTCATCGCGCTGGACGAGCCGTCGATCCTCGACTGGGCGAAGGAGAACGGGCTGGCCGGAAAGTCGTACGCGGACGTCGTCGCCGCGCCCGCGACGATCGAGCTGATCGACGGCTATGTCAAGCAGCTCAACGAGGGCCTCCAGCGCTGGCAGACCATCAAGAAGTTCCGGCTGCTGCCCCGGGACCTCGACGTCGAGCACGGCGAGATCACGCCGAGCCTGAAGCTGAAGCGGCCCGTCGTGGAGCGGGAGTACAAGCACCTCATCGACGACATGTACGCCGGAGCGCGCGAGGCGTAG
- a CDS encoding nuclear transport factor 2 family protein → MAEHPHAKLVREGYEAFQRGDMDTLRGLMTGDCTHHVPGSHPLSGDYKGIDSVLNDYYGRLSSETGGSFRVELLNLFVDGRGHVMSMHRFTADRGSKHIEENGGIVFRIVGDKISDLDECLEDMDRANDFWS, encoded by the coding sequence GTGGCTGAACACCCGCACGCCAAGCTCGTTCGCGAGGGCTACGAGGCCTTCCAGCGGGGAGACATGGACACGCTGCGCGGGCTGATGACCGGAGACTGTACGCACCACGTACCCGGCTCGCACCCGCTCTCGGGGGACTACAAGGGGATCGACTCGGTCCTCAACGACTACTACGGCCGACTGTCCTCCGAGACGGGTGGCTCGTTCCGGGTCGAGCTGCTCAACCTGTTCGTCGACGGCCGTGGGCACGTCATGTCCATGCACCGCTTCACCGCGGATCGGGGCTCCAAGCACATAGAGGAGAACGGCGGCATCGTCTTCCGGATCGTCGGGGACAAGATCAGCGACCTCGACGAGTGCCTGGAGGACATGGACAGGGCCAACGACTTCTGGTCGTGA
- a CDS encoding ATP-binding SpoIIE family protein phosphatase, producing the protein MGAIPTQRETASRAGGAPARPGGLPHTRANLAGSPLAPGAARDLVRAALTEWAGLGLPGGEELDERLAQDATLVVSELVTNAVVHAGTDVELGCRLEEEPGHPGGRLAVVVEVCDHHPSRAPRDDGAPEPPYETPEYGRGLRIVAGLADAWGVTYRRGTKTVWARLLPSAAPYDIDLDALGDDPFDPDQNHYEHHANHSDHANHTDHSDHSDHSDHSDHSDHSEHPDHSDRCGERSDGFLRPAPGLLEALAPEPRQPVGRRDREWLNRGALSFLAEASDLLAGQLDEDLVAALTGQLLVPRLADWCAVWLEDEVSGRGEWTGGPGPRLARVWHGSENLIEDLRRALEKDPPCPPCPPDGGPRSGPELFPWPGAALGGPGAALAYRLIAGGRPLGTLVIGRAGLLVFPDEVTGLVEDLGRRVALAIGAARQYARQVTISAVLQRGLLPGAVAEIPGVRSALVYEPREQGGPSGDFYDLFPAGDGRWCFAIGDVQGKGPEAAVVIGLARPWLRLLAREGYGVADVLDRLNQLLLDDATEAADAAARAFVGPAGPGDGPQTRFLSLLYGELAPFEGGVRCTLASAGHPLPLLLGPDGSVATAAHPQTLLGVIEDVTYTSDSLELRTGDSLLCVTDGVTERRSGSRQFDDEDGLAVALAGCAGLDAELIAERIRQLVHEFGDLPPEDDLALLVLQAD; encoded by the coding sequence ATGGGGGCCATTCCGACGCAACGGGAGACAGCCTCCCGGGCCGGCGGCGCGCCCGCGCGTCCGGGCGGGCTCCCGCACACCCGCGCGAACCTGGCCGGCAGTCCCCTCGCGCCCGGCGCCGCCCGCGACCTGGTCCGCGCCGCGCTGACGGAGTGGGCCGGCCTCGGCCTGCCGGGCGGCGAGGAACTCGACGAGCGTCTCGCGCAGGACGCCACGCTCGTCGTCAGCGAACTCGTCACCAACGCAGTCGTGCACGCCGGAACCGACGTCGAGCTGGGGTGCCGGCTGGAGGAGGAGCCCGGGCACCCCGGCGGCCGGCTCGCGGTCGTCGTCGAGGTCTGCGACCACCACCCCTCCCGCGCCCCACGCGACGACGGCGCCCCCGAACCGCCGTACGAGACACCGGAGTACGGCCGCGGGCTGCGCATAGTCGCCGGGCTCGCCGACGCCTGGGGGGTGACGTACCGCAGGGGGACGAAGACGGTCTGGGCCCGCCTCCTGCCGAGCGCCGCGCCCTACGACATCGACCTCGACGCCCTCGGCGACGACCCCTTCGACCCCGACCAAAACCACTACGAGCACCATGCGAACCACTCGGATCACGCGAACCACACGGACCACTCGGACCACTCGGACCACTCGGACCACTCGGACCACTCGGACCACTCGGAGCATCCGGATCACTCCGACCGCTGCGGCGAGCGCTCGGACGGCTTCCTCCGCCCCGCCCCGGGGCTCCTCGAAGCCCTCGCGCCCGAGCCTCGGCAGCCGGTCGGCCGCCGGGACCGGGAGTGGCTCAACCGGGGCGCGCTGTCCTTCCTCGCCGAGGCCTCCGACCTGCTCGCCGGACAGCTCGACGAGGACCTGGTGGCCGCGCTGACCGGACAGTTGCTCGTGCCGCGGCTCGCCGACTGGTGCGCGGTGTGGCTGGAGGACGAGGTCAGCGGGCGCGGCGAGTGGACCGGCGGGCCGGGGCCGCGGCTGGCCCGCGTCTGGCACGGCAGCGAGAACCTCATCGAGGACCTGCGCCGGGCCCTGGAGAAGGACCCGCCGTGTCCGCCGTGTCCGCCGGACGGCGGGCCGCGCTCCGGGCCCGAACTGTTTCCCTGGCCCGGCGCGGCGCTCGGCGGACCGGGCGCGGCCCTCGCGTACCGGCTGATCGCGGGCGGCCGTCCGCTGGGCACCCTGGTCATCGGGCGGGCCGGGCTGCTCGTCTTCCCCGACGAGGTCACCGGGCTCGTCGAGGACCTGGGCCGGCGGGTGGCGCTCGCCATCGGCGCGGCCCGCCAGTACGCCCGCCAGGTCACCATCAGCGCCGTACTGCAGCGCGGGCTGCTGCCCGGCGCGGTCGCGGAGATCCCCGGGGTGCGCAGTGCCCTCGTCTACGAGCCGCGTGAACAGGGCGGCCCGAGCGGCGACTTCTACGACCTGTTCCCGGCGGGCGACGGCCGCTGGTGCTTCGCGATCGGCGACGTCCAGGGCAAGGGCCCGGAGGCGGCCGTCGTCATCGGCCTGGCCCGGCCCTGGCTGCGGCTGCTGGCCCGCGAGGGGTACGGCGTCGCCGACGTCCTGGACCGCCTCAACCAGCTCCTCCTCGACGACGCGACGGAGGCCGCCGACGCCGCCGCCCGCGCCTTCGTCGGCCCCGCCGGACCGGGCGACGGCCCGCAGACCCGCTTCCTCTCCCTCCTCTACGGCGAACTGGCCCCCTTCGAGGGCGGCGTCCGCTGCACCCTCGCCTCCGCCGGACACCCGCTGCCGCTGCTGCTGGGCCCGGACGGCTCGGTCGCCACGGCCGCACACCCGCAGACGCTGCTCGGGGTCATCGAGGACGTCACGTACACCAGCGACAGCCTGGAGCTGCGGACCGGGGACAGCCTGCTGTGCGTCACCGACGGGGTGACGGAGCGGCGCTCGGGCTCCCGCCAGTTCGACGACGAGGACGGACTGGCCGTCGCGCTCGCGGGCTGCGCCGGCCTGGACGCCGAGCTGATCGCGGAACGCATCCGACAACTGGTGCACGAGTTCGGGGACCTACCCCCGGAGGACGACCTGGCCCTACTGGTCCTCCAGGCCGACTAG